A single region of the Plantactinospora soyae genome encodes:
- the eda gene encoding bifunctional 4-hydroxy-2-oxoglutarate aldolase/2-dehydro-3-deoxy-phosphogluconate aldolase, which yields MTTVQDDEQIADVSETIAATRILPVVVLEDAASAPALAAALTAGGLRAIEVTFRTAAAADSIRAMSDRPDLLVGAGTVLTPAQVDEAADAGARFVVSPGFSPAVVRHCQERGLPVFPGAATATEIQMALDAGLTTVKFFPAEQLGGVKMIKALAAPFRSVRFIPTGGVNTGNLADYLAVPAVLAVGGTWMVAPALLAEGRWDEVTRLTAAAVAASRPSA from the coding sequence GTGACCACCGTTCAAGATGATGAACAGATTGCGGACGTATCGGAAACGATTGCCGCCACTCGGATCCTGCCCGTCGTGGTGCTCGAGGATGCCGCCTCCGCCCCGGCGTTGGCCGCCGCGCTCACCGCCGGCGGCCTGCGCGCCATCGAGGTGACGTTCCGGACGGCCGCCGCCGCCGACTCCATCCGGGCAATGTCGGACCGACCCGACCTGCTGGTCGGGGCCGGCACCGTGTTGACGCCGGCCCAGGTCGACGAGGCCGCGGACGCGGGCGCCCGGTTCGTGGTCAGTCCCGGCTTCTCCCCGGCCGTGGTCCGGCACTGCCAGGAGCGTGGCCTGCCGGTCTTCCCTGGCGCCGCCACCGCCACGGAGATCCAGATGGCCCTGGACGCCGGCCTGACGACGGTCAAGTTCTTTCCGGCCGAGCAACTCGGCGGAGTGAAAATGATCAAGGCGTTGGCCGCGCCGTTCCGGTCCGTCCGGTTCATCCCCACCGGCGGGGTCAACACCGGCAACCTCGCCGACTACCTGGCCGTGCCCGCCGTGCTCGCGGTCGGTGGCACCTGGATGGTCGCCCCCGCGCTGCTCGCTGAGGGCCGGTGGGACGAGGTGACCCGGCTGACCGCCGCCGCCGTCGCGGCGAGTCGACCCTCGGCCTGA
- a CDS encoding IclR family transcriptional regulator produces the protein MTTGTTRDTGSLPGPATRTDGAGPNRSADSGDPGDPAGTVGATGPVEAFQPVKSAGRTLDVLEALADSPRRRSLVELARDLGIPKSSLHGLLRTMIQRGWVEADLTGTRFGLGVRALQVGAAYLEADDATGLLSGVLDELASRFGETVHLGRLDGPHVVYLAKRESVHPLRLYSAIGRHLPAHATALGKVLLAERPDEAVDRLLSWPLPALTRHTVTDPSLLHAELATVRARGYAVDREENTEGIVCFAMAVPLHSPAVDAISLSVPAARLGPGSEERIVAALRGAVSQVRAARTLLAGA, from the coding sequence ATGACAACGGGCACGACCAGGGACACGGGGTCGCTGCCGGGTCCGGCCACCCGGACCGACGGCGCCGGTCCGAACCGGTCCGCCGACTCCGGCGATCCCGGCGACCCGGCCGGCACGGTGGGCGCCACCGGGCCGGTCGAGGCGTTCCAGCCGGTGAAGTCGGCCGGCCGGACCCTCGACGTACTGGAGGCGCTGGCCGACTCGCCCCGGCGGCGTTCACTCGTCGAACTCGCCCGTGACCTGGGGATCCCGAAGAGCAGCCTGCACGGCCTGCTGCGCACCATGATCCAGCGCGGGTGGGTGGAGGCCGACCTCACCGGCACCCGGTTCGGACTGGGCGTACGGGCGCTCCAGGTCGGTGCCGCCTATCTGGAGGCGGACGACGCCACCGGACTGCTGTCCGGAGTACTGGACGAGTTGGCCAGCCGGTTCGGCGAGACCGTACACCTCGGCCGGCTGGACGGGCCGCACGTTGTCTACCTGGCCAAGCGCGAGTCCGTACATCCGCTGCGGTTGTACAGCGCGATCGGCCGGCACCTGCCCGCGCACGCGACCGCACTGGGCAAGGTGCTCCTCGCCGAGCGCCCGGACGAGGCGGTCGACCGGCTGCTGAGCTGGCCCCTGCCCGCGCTGACCCGGCACACCGTCACCGATCCGTCGCTGCTGCACGCGGAGTTGGCCACGGTCCGGGCCCGTGGCTACGCGGTGGACCGGGAGGAGAACACCGAGGGGATCGTCTGCTTCGCGATGGCGGTTCCGCTGCACTCCCCGGCCGTGGACGCGATCAGCCTCTCCGTGCCGGCCGCCCGGCTCGGCCCGGGAAGCGAGGAGCGGATCGTCGCGGCGCTGCGCGGCGCGGTCAGCCAGGTCCGGGCCGCCCGTACCCTGCTCGCCGGAGCCTGA
- a CDS encoding sugar kinase: MLTLRSAEDCRYDLVSLGEVMLRLDPGEGRVRTARTFRAWEGGGEYNVARGLRRCFGLRTGLVSAFADNEVGRLLEDLILTGGVDTSLVKWLPYDGIGRSVRNGLNFTERGFGVRGAVGTSDRGHTAASQLRPDDVDWDHLFGTLGVRWLHTGGIYAALSEITPETIEAAMAAARRHGTAISYDLNYRPSLWKAVGGQSRAQEVNRRLARYVDVMIGNEEDFTASLGFEVPDTDENLAELEVANFQRMIEAVTKEYDNFRVVATTLRTVRSATVNDWGAIAWSAASGFVQATHRPGLEILDRVGGGDSFASGLIYQLLQGGDLASAVEYGAAHGALAMTTPGDTSMASLKEVEALVRGAGARVQR; the protein is encoded by the coding sequence ATGTTGACGCTCCGATCCGCCGAGGACTGCCGTTACGACCTGGTCTCGCTCGGTGAGGTGATGCTCCGGCTCGACCCGGGCGAGGGCCGGGTGCGTACCGCCCGGACGTTCCGGGCGTGGGAGGGCGGCGGGGAGTACAACGTCGCACGCGGTCTGCGCCGCTGCTTCGGACTGCGTACCGGGCTGGTCTCGGCGTTCGCCGACAACGAGGTCGGCCGGTTGCTGGAGGACCTGATCCTCACCGGTGGGGTGGACACGAGCCTGGTGAAGTGGCTGCCGTACGACGGCATCGGCCGCAGTGTCCGCAACGGACTCAACTTCACCGAGCGGGGCTTCGGGGTACGCGGCGCCGTCGGCACCTCCGACCGGGGGCACACGGCGGCGAGTCAGCTCCGGCCGGACGACGTCGACTGGGATCACCTGTTCGGCACGCTGGGCGTGCGTTGGCTGCACACCGGGGGCATCTACGCCGCGCTCTCCGAGATCACCCCGGAGACCATCGAGGCGGCGATGGCCGCCGCGCGCCGGCACGGGACTGCCATCTCGTACGACCTGAACTACCGGCCCAGCCTCTGGAAGGCGGTCGGCGGCCAGTCCCGGGCCCAGGAGGTGAACCGGCGACTGGCCCGGTACGTGGACGTGATGATCGGCAACGAGGAGGACTTCACCGCCTCGCTGGGCTTCGAGGTGCCCGACACCGACGAGAACCTCGCCGAACTGGAGGTCGCCAACTTCCAGCGGATGATCGAGGCGGTGACCAAGGAGTACGACAACTTCCGGGTGGTGGCGACGACGCTGCGTACCGTACGCAGCGCGACCGTCAACGACTGGGGAGCGATCGCCTGGTCTGCCGCCAGTGGCTTCGTCCAGGCGACCCACCGGCCCGGACTGGAGATCCTCGACCGGGTCGGCGGCGGCGACAGTTTCGCCTCCGGGCTGATCTACCAGTTGCTCCAGGGCGGTGACCTGGCCAGCGCGGTCGAGTACGGTGCCGCGCACGGCGCGTTGGCGATGACCACCCCCGGCGACACCTCGATGGCCAGTCTGAAGGAGGTCGAGGCGCTCGTCCGCGGGGCCGGCGCCCGGGTCCAGCGGTGA
- a CDS encoding aldo/keto reductase, which yields MTSATDQPTAQLPGEVRMPMLGFGTWQITGRKAYEAVREALDVGYRHLDTATMYGNEDEVGRALRDSGVPREDVFVTTKLPPEQAGRERETIAASLAALDTGYVDLWLIHWPPGDDRASIATWRELLAVRDEGLARTVGVSNYDTLELDMLIEATEEAPAVNQVRWGPALHDPGRLAENQERGVVLEGYSPLKTTDLRDPVLVEIARAHGATPSQVVLRWHIDHGIVAIPKSVTPSRIRENFDIFGFSLSDAELRQLDAMGR from the coding sequence ATGACGTCTGCCACCGACCAGCCCACCGCCCAGTTGCCCGGCGAGGTCCGGATGCCGATGCTCGGCTTCGGCACCTGGCAGATCACCGGCCGCAAGGCGTACGAGGCGGTCCGCGAGGCACTCGACGTCGGCTACCGGCACCTCGACACCGCCACCATGTACGGCAACGAGGACGAGGTCGGCCGGGCGCTCCGGGACAGCGGGGTGCCCAGGGAGGACGTCTTCGTCACCACGAAACTGCCTCCCGAGCAGGCCGGACGGGAGCGGGAGACGATCGCCGCCAGCCTGGCCGCGCTGGACACCGGCTACGTCGACCTGTGGCTGATCCACTGGCCACCGGGCGATGACCGGGCCAGCATCGCCACCTGGCGGGAACTGCTCGCCGTTCGGGACGAGGGGCTGGCCCGGACGGTCGGGGTGAGCAACTACGACACCCTCGAACTCGACATGCTGATCGAGGCGACCGAGGAGGCGCCGGCGGTCAACCAGGTCCGCTGGGGTCCGGCCCTGCACGATCCCGGGCGACTGGCCGAGAACCAGGAGCGGGGTGTCGTACTGGAGGGCTACAGCCCGTTGAAGACCACGGACCTGCGGGATCCGGTACTGGTCGAGATCGCCCGGGCGCACGGGGCCACGCCGAGTCAGGTGGTGCTGCGCTGGCACATCGACCACGGCATCGTGGCGATCCCGAAGTCGGTGACGCCGTCCCGGATCCGGGAGAACTTCGACATCTTCGGGTTCTCGCTCAGCGACGCCGAGCTGCGCCAGCTCGACGCGATGGGACGTTGA
- the ctaD gene encoding aa3-type cytochrome oxidase subunit I, with protein MTTVAPKPIVTRPWPVRQPVKGSAIARLLRTTDAKQIGIMYMVTAFAFFMIGGLMALLMRAELARPGLQFLSPEQYNQLFTMHGTIMLLFFATPIVFAFANFVVPIQIGAPDVSFPRLNSFAYWLYLFGGTLALGGFVTPGGAADFGWFAYTPLSNVEHSPGVGANMWIVGLAISGLGTILGGVNMITTILTLRAPGMTMFRMPIFTWNILVTSLLVIMVFPLLAAALFALAADRILGAHVFDAETGGPMLWQHLFWFFGHPEVYIVALPFFGIISEVIPVFSRKPIFGYKGLVGATIAIAALSMSVWAHHMFATGQVLLPFFSFLSFLIAVPTGMKFFNWIGTMWRGQISFETPMLWAVGFLVTFLFGGLTGVLLASPPVDFHVSDSYFVVAHFHYVLFGTIVFAVYAGIYFWFPKMFGRMLDERLGKVHFWLTFIGFHTTFLVQHWLGNEGMPRRYADYLPTDGFTTLNMISTIGSFITGISTLPFLYNVWKSYKSGPVVEVDDPWGHGNSLEWATSSPPPLRNFDRMPRIRSERPAFDAKFPELAAGQSLAGPPEGGAKPLTSESDHGASYTEDTASNIDRK; from the coding sequence GTGACCACCGTCGCACCAAAGCCGATCGTGACCCGGCCATGGCCGGTACGCCAGCCGGTCAAGGGCTCGGCAATCGCGCGGTTGCTGCGTACGACGGACGCGAAGCAAATCGGGATCATGTACATGGTCACGGCGTTCGCGTTCTTCATGATCGGTGGCCTGATGGCGCTGCTGATGCGCGCCGAGCTGGCCCGGCCAGGACTTCAGTTCCTCTCGCCGGAGCAGTACAACCAGCTCTTCACCATGCACGGCACGATCATGCTGCTGTTCTTCGCGACGCCGATCGTCTTCGCGTTCGCGAACTTCGTGGTACCGATCCAGATCGGCGCGCCCGACGTGTCGTTCCCCCGGCTGAACAGCTTCGCCTACTGGCTCTACCTGTTCGGCGGAACGCTGGCCCTGGGCGGCTTCGTCACCCCGGGCGGCGCGGCGGACTTCGGCTGGTTCGCGTACACCCCGCTGAGCAATGTCGAGCATTCGCCCGGCGTCGGCGCGAACATGTGGATCGTCGGCCTGGCCATCTCGGGTCTGGGCACGATCCTCGGTGGTGTCAACATGATCACCACGATCCTCACCCTGCGCGCACCCGGCATGACGATGTTCCGGATGCCCATCTTCACCTGGAACATCCTGGTCACCAGCCTGCTGGTGATCATGGTCTTCCCGCTGCTCGCGGCGGCGCTGTTCGCACTCGCCGCGGACCGGATCCTCGGTGCCCACGTCTTCGACGCGGAGACCGGCGGCCCGATGCTCTGGCAGCACCTGTTCTGGTTCTTCGGGCATCCCGAGGTCTACATCGTCGCGTTGCCGTTCTTCGGCATCATCAGCGAGGTCATCCCGGTCTTCTCCCGCAAGCCGATCTTCGGCTACAAGGGTCTGGTCGGCGCGACCATCGCGATCGCGGCGCTCTCGATGAGCGTGTGGGCCCACCACATGTTCGCCACCGGTCAGGTACTGCTGCCGTTCTTCTCGTTCCTGAGCTTCCTGATCGCGGTTCCGACCGGCATGAAGTTCTTCAACTGGATCGGCACGATGTGGCGCGGCCAGATCAGCTTCGAGACGCCGATGCTCTGGGCGGTCGGCTTCCTGGTTACCTTCCTCTTCGGTGGCCTGACGGGCGTGCTGCTGGCCAGCCCGCCGGTCGACTTCCACGTGTCGGACTCCTACTTCGTGGTGGCCCACTTCCACTACGTGCTCTTCGGCACCATCGTCTTCGCCGTGTACGCCGGCATCTACTTCTGGTTCCCGAAGATGTTCGGCCGGATGCTCGACGAGCGACTGGGCAAGGTCCACTTCTGGCTGACCTTCATCGGCTTCCACACCACGTTCCTGGTGCAGCACTGGCTCGGCAACGAGGGCATGCCCCGGCGGTACGCCGACTACCTGCCGACGGACGGCTTCACCACGCTGAACATGATCTCGACGATCGGTTCGTTCATCACCGGCATCTCGACCCTGCCATTCCTGTACAACGTGTGGAAGTCGTACAAGTCCGGTCCGGTGGTCGAGGTTGACGACCCGTGGGGTCACGGTAACTCGCTGGAGTGGGCGACCAGTTCGCCGCCTCCGCTGCGGAACTTCGACCGGATGCCCCGGATCCGCTCCGAGCGGCCGGCGTTCGACGCCAAGTTCCCGGAACTGGCCGCCGGGCAGTCGCTCGCCGGGCCGCCGGAGGGTGGCGCCAAGCCGTTGACCAGCGAGTCCGACCACGGTGCCAGCTACACCGAGGACACCGCCAGCAACATCGATCGGAAGTAG
- a CDS encoding FAD-dependent monooxygenase, with translation MAGSNLRILVVGAGIAGLAVARALRLAGFRPEVTERLPASRAAGVGIYLPGNAERALREIGLDGPVRPLGQVIGRQRFCDMQGRELCEVDLGKLWAGVGECRALPSADLHQVLLTGAGGEVRYGTEIRALDVGRETVTVTFGDDRQAEYDLVIGADGRHSAVRTLAALGGPPRPAGQVVYRSIVTGGPRIAEWTGLLGERAAFVVVPMGAGRLYCYADEAGTDLPVDPLARVRELFDGYGGPVPAVLDAVERVHVTRTDEVQLGRWSRGRVVLVGDAAHATAPTLSQGAAMALEDGVVLARALCRSMTVPEALSGYESRRRPRIKWVLDRTRDRDRTRDVPPALRDPLLRDRGGRIFQEHYRLLVAPA, from the coding sequence ATGGCCGGATCCAACCTGCGCATTCTCGTCGTTGGCGCGGGCATCGCCGGTCTGGCGGTCGCCCGTGCTCTGCGGCTGGCAGGGTTCCGGCCGGAGGTCACCGAGCGGCTGCCCGCGTCCCGAGCCGCCGGGGTCGGCATCTACCTGCCCGGCAACGCCGAACGGGCGCTGCGGGAGATCGGCCTGGACGGCCCGGTACGCCCGCTCGGCCAGGTCATCGGGCGCCAGCGTTTCTGCGACATGCAGGGCCGGGAACTGTGTGAGGTCGACCTCGGAAAACTCTGGGCGGGCGTCGGCGAGTGCCGGGCGCTCCCCAGTGCGGACCTGCATCAGGTGCTGCTCACCGGGGCCGGTGGCGAGGTGCGGTACGGCACCGAGATCCGGGCGCTGGACGTCGGCCGGGAAACGGTGACGGTCACCTTCGGCGACGACCGCCAGGCCGAGTACGACCTGGTGATCGGTGCCGACGGCCGGCATTCGGCGGTACGCACACTGGCCGCGCTCGGCGGTCCGCCCCGGCCGGCGGGGCAGGTCGTCTACCGCAGCATCGTCACCGGCGGACCCCGGATCGCCGAGTGGACCGGGCTGCTCGGCGAGCGGGCCGCGTTCGTCGTCGTGCCGATGGGCGCCGGTCGGCTCTACTGCTACGCCGACGAGGCGGGCACCGACCTGCCGGTGGATCCGCTGGCCCGGGTCCGCGAGCTGTTCGACGGGTACGGCGGCCCGGTGCCGGCCGTACTGGACGCGGTGGAGCGGGTGCACGTCACCCGTACCGACGAGGTGCAGTTGGGGCGCTGGTCCCGGGGTCGGGTGGTGCTGGTGGGTGACGCCGCACACGCCACGGCGCCGACGTTGTCCCAGGGGGCCGCGATGGCGCTGGAGGACGGAGTGGTCCTCGCTCGGGCGCTGTGCCGGTCGATGACGGTGCCGGAGGCGCTGAGCGGGTACGAGAGCCGGCGCCGGCCACGGATCAAATGGGTGTTGGACCGGACCCGTGACCGCGACCGCACCAGGGACGTACCGCCGGCCCTGCGTGACCCGCTGTTGCGGGACCGTGGCGGACGGATCTTCCAGGAGCACTACCGGTTGCTCGTCGCCCCGGCGTGA
- a CDS encoding GH12 family glycosyl hydrolase domain-containing protein, with protein MRRSVPVFAAIAGLLVAGSIAVLTAGPAQADVQICDQYGSTTIQGRYVVQNNRWGTTAQQCINVTDTGFSITQQQGSSPTNGAPVSYPSVFAGCHYTNCSPGTNLPMQVSQISSATSSISYNFVSGATYNASYDIWLDPSPKRDGVNQMEIMIWFNRQGPIQPIGSSVGSGTVGGRTWDVWRGNNGGNNVISYLAPSPITSWNFNVLDFINDVRNRGAITNSWYLTSIQAGFEPWQGGTGLGVNSFSASVNGGGNPQPTGQPTTPPTGGPTTPPTTPPGGSNGCRVAYTANSWNNGFTASVTITNTSSSPINGWTLNYDLPSGQQATTSWNATVTQSGSTVTARNISWNGSIAPGATASFGYQGTMSGAYSSPSSFSLNGSACSRA; from the coding sequence ATGAGACGTTCCGTCCCCGTCTTCGCGGCGATCGCCGGCCTGCTCGTCGCCGGCTCGATCGCCGTGCTCACCGCCGGTCCCGCCCAGGCCGACGTGCAGATCTGCGACCAGTACGGCTCGACCACCATCCAGGGCCGGTACGTGGTCCAGAACAACCGGTGGGGCACCACCGCCCAGCAGTGCATCAACGTCACCGACACCGGCTTCTCGATCACTCAGCAGCAGGGTTCCTCCCCGACCAACGGCGCACCGGTCTCGTACCCGTCGGTCTTCGCCGGCTGCCACTACACCAACTGCTCCCCCGGAACCAACCTGCCGATGCAGGTGAGCCAGATCAGCAGCGCCACCAGCAGCATCAGTTACAACTTCGTCAGCGGCGCCACCTACAACGCCTCGTACGACATCTGGCTGGACCCGTCGCCGAAGCGGGACGGCGTCAACCAGATGGAGATCATGATCTGGTTCAACCGGCAGGGCCCGATCCAGCCGATCGGTTCGTCGGTGGGTAGTGGCACCGTCGGCGGGCGTACCTGGGACGTGTGGCGCGGCAACAACGGCGGCAACAACGTCATCTCGTACCTCGCCCCGTCCCCGATCACCAGCTGGAACTTCAACGTGCTGGACTTCATCAACGACGTACGCAACCGTGGCGCGATCACCAACTCCTGGTACCTGACCAGCATCCAGGCCGGCTTCGAGCCGTGGCAGGGTGGCACCGGGCTCGGCGTGAACTCGTTCTCCGCCTCGGTCAACGGCGGCGGCAACCCGCAGCCCACCGGACAGCCCACCACGCCACCCACCGGCGGGCCGACCACGCCGCCGACCACCCCGCCGGGCGGCAGCAACGGTTGCCGGGTGGCCTACACGGCGAACTCCTGGAACAACGGCTTCACCGCCTCGGTCACCATCACGAACACCAGTTCCAGCCCGATCAACGGCTGGACGCTGAACTACGACCTGCCGTCCGGACAGCAGGCGACGACCTCCTGGAACGCCACCGTCACCCAGAGCGGATCGACGGTGACCGCCCGGAACATCAGTTGGAACGGCAGCATCGCACCGGGGGCCACCGCGTCCTTCGGCTACCAGGGAACGATGAGCGGCGCCTACTCGTCACCGTCCTCGTTCTCCCTCAACGGTTCCGCCTGCTCCCGGGCCTGA